In the Lampris incognitus isolate fLamInc1 chromosome 11, fLamInc1.hap2, whole genome shotgun sequence genome, one interval contains:
- the LOC130120727 gene encoding sterol 26-hydroxylase, mitochondrial: MATRLVQCVVKRNSHRLLPCAPATALVYCRGAGGTSSPSVDLSRSRNEPRTIKDLPRVTLLELLYRMVFQGYSYSMHELQIYEKELYGPIYITAFKSVSLSSAKLVEEILRMDEKFPCRGDMSLWTDYRDTKGLGYGPFTEQGESWYNLRAILNKRMLHPRDSVQYGGVINEVVTDLINRIYYLRQSSSTGDLVSNLSNEMRRFSLEGISSILFEMRIGCLEKEIPADTQEFINSISQMFSNSMPLTVLPKWSHKFLPYWGRYIAGWEGIFTFAGKLIDKKMKEIEQQLEKNEDVEGRYLSHLLSNTQMAYKDVHGSIAELLLAGVDTTSNTMMWVMYQLSRNPEVQNILYEEVSRCIPNDHIPSVEEVNRMPYLKAVIKEALRLYPVVPMNARIITEKEIVIGGYRFPKRTTFTLCHYAVSHDEKTFPEPKKFKPERWLRDGRVRPNPFASIPFGFGVRGCVGRRIAEVTMYLSLVRIIRLFEIKPDPTIGEVKSINYSILVADRQVNLRFLGRKDKTFA; this comes from the exons ATGGCCACACGACTGGTCCAGTGTGTGGTGAAAAGGAACAGCCACAGGTTGTTGCCATGCGCTCCTGCCACGGCTCTGGTGTACTGCAGGGGTGCAGGAGGCACCTCCTCCCCCTCTGTGGACCTCTCCAGATCCAGGAATGAACCTCGGACAATTAAGGACCTCCCACGCGTCACCCTCTTGGAGCTTTTATACAGAATGGTGTTTCAGGGGTACTCCTACTCTATGCATGAGCTACAG aTATATGAGAAGGAGCTATATGGGCCAATATACATCACAGCGTTTAAATCGGTGTCACTGAGCAGTGCTAAACTGGTTGAGGAGATCCTGAGGATGGATGAGAAATTTCCTTGCCGAGGAGATATGTCCCTGTGGACAGACTATCGCGATACGAAGGGACTTGGTTATGGACCATTTACAGA GCAGGGGGAGAGTTGGTACAACCTGAGGGCAATTCTGAACAAGCGCATGCTGCATCCCAGAGATTCAGTCCAGTACGGGGGAGTGATCAACGAAGTGGTCACCGACCTTATCAATAGGATCTACTATCTGCGGCAGAGCAGCTCTACTGGAGACCTGGTGTCCAACTTGTCCAATGAAATGCGTCGATTCTCCCTAGAGG GTATCTCCTCCATCCTGTTTGAGATGAGAATCGGTTGTCTGGAAAAGGAAATTCCAGCAGACACACAAGAGTTCATCAACTCCATAAGTCAGATGTTCTCCAACAGTATGCCTCTAACGGTTTTGCCCAAATGGAGCCACAAATTCCTGCCTTACTGGGGACGCTACATTGCAGGTTGGGAAGGCATCTTCACATTCG CTGGAAAATTGATTGACAAGAAGATGAAGGAAATTGAACAGCAGTTGGAGAAGAATGAGGATGTGGAAGGCAGATACCTATCACACCTTCTCTCCAATACTCAGATGGCCTACAAGGATGTGCATGGCAGCATTGCTGAGCTGTTATTAGCTGGAGTGGACACG ACATCCAATACCATGATGTGGGTTATGTACCAACTGTCCCGTAACCCTGAAGTCCAGAACATACTGTACGAGGAAGTATCCAGATGCATACCCAATGACCATATCCCCTCTGTTGAGGAGGTTAACCGTATGCCATATCTAAAGGCTGTCATCAAGGAGGCACTGAG GTTGTATCCTGTAGTTCCTATGAATGCAAGAATCATCACAGAAAAGGAGATTGTTATTGGTGGATATCGTTTTCCAAAAAGG ACTACTTTCACGCTTTGTCACTATGCCGTCAGTCATGATGAGAAAACATTCCCGGAACCAAAGAAGTTCAAGCCAGAAAGGTGGCTCCGTGATGGCCGGGTTCGTCCAAACCCCTTTGCCTCTATCCCATTTGGGTTTGGGGTCAGAGGTTGTGTTGGCCGCCGAATTGCCGAGGTTACGATGTATCTGTCTCTGGTTCGA ATAATCAGGCTCTTTGAAATCAAACCGGACCCCACAATTGGAGAGGTGAAAAGCATCAATTATTCCATCTTAGTCGCAGATCGTCAAGTAAATCTACGCTTTCTGGGGAGAAAAGACAAAACTTTTGCCTGA